A section of the Pseudomonas prosekii genome encodes:
- the dapE gene encoding succinyl-diaminopimelate desuccinylase, protein MTAHADLSPTLQLAIDLIRRPSVTPVDADCQKQMMQRLGDAGFQLEPMRIEDVDNFWATHGKHDGPVLCFAGHTDVVPTGPVTAWQIDPFNALIDEHGMLCGRGAADMKGSLASMTVAAERFVADYPDHKGKVAFLITSDEEGPAHHGTKAVIERLAARKERLDWCIVGEPSSTTLVGDVVKNGRRGSLGAKLTVRGIQGHVAYPHLAKNPIHLAAPALAELAAEHWDHGNDFFPPTSFQISNVNSGTGATNVIPGDLVAVFNFRFSTESTVEGLQKRVADILDKHGLDWHVDWALSGLPFLTEPGALLDAVASSIKDITGRETKASTSGGTSDGRFIATMGTQVVELGPVNATIHQVNERVLAADLDVLTEIYYQTLIKLLA, encoded by the coding sequence ATGACGGCCCACGCCGACCTTTCGCCGACCCTTCAACTCGCCATCGACCTGATCCGCCGTCCGTCCGTGACGCCGGTCGACGCCGATTGCCAGAAGCAGATGATGCAGCGCCTGGGCGATGCCGGTTTCCAACTCGAGCCAATGCGCATCGAGGATGTGGATAACTTCTGGGCCACCCACGGCAAACACGACGGCCCGGTGCTGTGCTTCGCCGGTCACACCGACGTGGTCCCGACCGGCCCGGTGACGGCGTGGCAGATCGACCCGTTCAACGCGCTGATCGACGAACACGGCATGCTCTGCGGGCGTGGCGCAGCGGACATGAAAGGCAGCTTGGCGTCGATGACCGTGGCCGCCGAGCGCTTCGTCGCCGACTACCCGGACCACAAGGGCAAAGTGGCTTTCCTGATCACCAGCGATGAAGAAGGCCCGGCGCACCACGGCACCAAAGCCGTGATCGAACGCCTCGCCGCGCGCAAGGAACGTCTGGACTGGTGCATCGTCGGCGAACCGTCGAGCACTACGCTGGTCGGCGACGTGGTCAAGAATGGCCGTCGCGGCTCGCTCGGCGCCAAGCTCACCGTGCGCGGGATCCAGGGCCACGTGGCCTATCCGCACCTGGCGAAAAACCCGATCCACCTCGCCGCCCCGGCGCTGGCCGAACTGGCCGCCGAGCATTGGGACCACGGCAACGACTTCTTCCCGCCGACCAGTTTCCAGATCTCCAACGTCAACTCCGGCACCGGCGCGACCAACGTGATTCCGGGTGACCTGGTGGCGGTGTTCAACTTCCGTTTCTCCACCGAATCCACCGTCGAAGGCCTGCAGAAACGCGTCGCCGACATTCTCGACAAACATGGCCTCGACTGGCACGTCGATTGGGCGCTGTCGGGCCTGCCGTTCCTCACCGAGCCGGGCGCATTGCTCGACGCAGTGGCATCGAGCATCAAGGACATCACCGGGCGCGAGACCAAGGCCTCTACCAGTGGTGGCACCTCCGACGGACGCTTCATTGCGACCATGGGCACGCAAGTGGTTGAGCTGGGGCCGGTCAACGCGACCATTCACCAGGTCAACGAACGCGTCCTCGCCGCAGACCTCGATGTGCTGACCGAAATCTATTATCAGACCCTGATCAAGTTGCTCGCCTGA
- a CDS encoding glycosyltransferase, giving the protein MSSRKFGLNLVVVLAIAALFTGFWALINRPVTAPNWPEQISGFSYSPFQQGQYPQRDQYPSDDEMRRDLEIMSKLTDNIRTYSVDGSLQDIPKLAEEFGLRVTLGIWISPDQERNEREILRAIELANTSRSVVRVVVGNEAIFRKEITAAELSVILDRVRAAVKVPVTTSEQWHVWEEHPELAKHVDLIAAHVLPYWEFVPVDKAGQFVLDRARDLKKMFPKKPLLLSEVGWPSNGRMRGGTDASPADQAIYLRTLVNKLNRQGFNYFVIEAFDQPWKASDEGSVGAYWGVFNAARQQKFNFEGPVVAIPQWRVLAIGSAVLALLSLTLLMIDGSALRQRGRTFLTFIAFLCGSVLVWIGYDYSQQYSTWFSLTVGFLLALGALGVFIVLLTEAHELAEAVWTHKRRREFLPVVGDSDYRPKVSIHVPCYNEPPEMVKQTLNALANLDYPDFEVLIIDNNTKDPAVWEPVRDYCATLGPRFKFFHVAPLAGFKGGALNYLIPHTAKDAEVIAVIDSDYCVEPNWLKHMVPHFADPKIAVVQSPQDYRDQNESTFKKLCYAEYKGFFHIGMVTRNDRDAIIQHGTMTMTRRSVLEELGWADWCICEDAELGLRVFEKGLSAAYYHTSYGKGLMPDTFIDFKKQRFRWAYGAIQIIKRHTASLLRGKGTELTRGQRYHFLAGWLPWVADGMNIFFTVGALLWSAAMIIVPQRVDPPLLIFAIPPLALFVFKVGKIIFLYRRAVGVNLKDAFCAALAGLALSHTIAKAVLYGFFTTSIPFFRTPKNADNHGFWVAISEAREEVFIMMLLWGAALGIFLVNGLPSNDMRFWVIMLLVQSLPYLAALIMAFLSSLPKPATEPAPVPAV; this is encoded by the coding sequence ATGTCATCGCGTAAATTTGGACTCAACCTGGTTGTGGTGCTCGCCATCGCCGCTTTGTTTACCGGCTTCTGGGCGCTGATCAATCGCCCGGTCACCGCCCCCAACTGGCCTGAACAAATCTCCGGTTTTTCTTACTCGCCGTTTCAACAAGGCCAGTACCCGCAGAGAGACCAGTACCCGTCCGACGACGAAATGCGTCGCGACCTGGAGATCATGAGCAAGCTGACGGACAACATCCGTACTTACTCGGTCGACGGCAGCCTGCAAGACATCCCGAAACTTGCCGAAGAGTTCGGCTTGCGCGTGACGCTGGGGATCTGGATCAGCCCGGATCAGGAGCGCAACGAACGCGAAATCCTCCGCGCCATCGAACTGGCCAACACCTCGCGCAGCGTGGTTCGCGTGGTGGTCGGCAACGAGGCAATCTTCCGTAAGGAAATTACCGCCGCCGAGCTCAGCGTGATCCTCGACCGCGTGCGCGCGGCGGTGAAAGTGCCGGTGACCACGTCCGAGCAATGGCACGTCTGGGAAGAACACCCGGAACTGGCCAAGCACGTCGACCTGATCGCCGCGCACGTTCTGCCGTACTGGGAATTTGTCCCGGTGGACAAGGCCGGTCAATTCGTTCTCGACCGCGCCCGCGACCTGAAAAAGATGTTCCCGAAAAAACCGCTGCTGCTGTCGGAGGTTGGCTGGCCGAGCAACGGCCGCATGCGCGGCGGCACCGATGCAAGCCCCGCCGATCAGGCGATTTACCTGCGCACATTGGTCAACAAGCTCAACCGCCAAGGCTTCAACTACTTCGTGATCGAAGCGTTTGACCAGCCGTGGAAGGCCAGCGACGAAGGCTCGGTGGGCGCGTATTGGGGCGTGTTCAACGCCGCGCGCCAGCAGAAATTCAACTTCGAAGGCCCGGTCGTGGCGATCCCGCAATGGCGCGTGCTGGCCATCGGCTCGGCGGTGTTGGCGCTGCTGTCGCTGACCTTGCTGATGATTGACGGCTCGGCCCTGCGCCAACGTGGCCGCACGTTCCTGACGTTTATTGCGTTTTTGTGCGGTTCGGTTCTGGTGTGGATCGGCTACGACTACAGCCAGCAATACAGCACCTGGTTCAGCCTGACCGTGGGGTTCCTCCTCGCGCTCGGTGCGCTCGGGGTGTTTATCGTGTTGCTGACCGAGGCGCATGAATTGGCCGAAGCGGTCTGGACCCACAAGCGCCGGCGAGAATTCCTGCCGGTCGTAGGGGATTCGGACTACCGCCCGAAAGTCTCGATTCACGTACCGTGCTACAACGAACCGCCGGAGATGGTCAAACAGACCCTCAATGCCCTGGCCAACCTCGACTATCCGGACTTCGAAGTCCTGATCATCGACAACAACACCAAGGACCCAGCCGTCTGGGAACCGGTGCGCGATTACTGCGCAACCCTCGGCCCGCGCTTCAAGTTTTTCCACGTCGCGCCGCTGGCCGGCTTCAAGGGTGGCGCGCTGAACTACCTGATTCCGCACACCGCCAAGGACGCCGAAGTGATTGCGGTGATCGACTCCGATTACTGCGTCGAGCCGAACTGGCTGAAGCACATGGTGCCGCACTTCGCCGATCCGAAAATCGCCGTGGTGCAGTCGCCGCAGGATTATCGCGACCAGAACGAAAGCACTTTCAAGAAGCTCTGCTACGCCGAATACAAAGGTTTCTTCCACATTGGCATGGTCACCCGCAACGACCGTGACGCGATCATCCAGCACGGCACCATGACCATGACTCGGCGCTCGGTGCTCGAGGAACTCGGCTGGGCCGACTGGTGCATCTGTGAAGACGCCGAGTTGGGTTTGCGCGTGTTCGAGAAAGGTTTGTCGGCGGCGTACTACCACACCAGCTACGGCAAAGGCCTGATGCCGGATACGTTTATCGACTTCAAGAAACAGCGTTTCCGCTGGGCCTATGGCGCGATTCAGATCATCAAACGGCACACCGCCAGCCTGCTGCGCGGCAAGGGCACCGAGCTGACCCGTGGCCAGCGTTACCACTTCCTTGCGGGCTGGTTGCCGTGGGTCGCGGACGGCATGAATATCTTCTTCACCGTCGGCGCGCTGTTGTGGTCGGCGGCGATGATCATAGTGCCGCAACGGGTCGATCCGCCGTTGTTGATTTTCGCGATCCCGCCACTGGCGCTGTTTGTGTTCAAGGTGGGCAAGATCATCTTCCTCTACCGCCGTGCGGTCGGGGTCAACCTGAAGGATGCATTCTGCGCGGCGCTGGCCGGGCTGGCGTTGTCGCACACCATCGCCAAAGCGGTGCTGTACGGTTTCTTCACTACCAGCATTCCGTTCTTCCGCACCCCGAAAAACGCCGACAATCACGGCTTCTGGGTGGCAATTTCGGAAGCGCGCGAAGAGGTGTTCATCATGATGCTGCTGTGGGGCGCGGCGCTGGGGATCTTCCTGGTCAACGGCCTGCCGAGCAACGACATGCGCTTCTGGGTGATCATGCTGCTGGTGCAATCGCTGCCGTACCTGGCGGCGCTGATCATGGCGTTCCTGTCTTCGCTGCCAAAACCAGCGACGGAGCCTGCGCCGGTGCCGGCCGTCTAA
- the dapD gene encoding 2,3,4,5-tetrahydropyridine-2,6-dicarboxylate N-succinyltransferase has product MSNTLFSLAFGVGTQNRQGTWLEVFYAQPLLNPSAELVAAIAPVLGYSEGNQAITFTTAQAAQLAEALKSVDAAQAALLTRLAESHKPLVATILAEDAQLTSTPEAYLKLHLLSHRLVKPHGLNLAGVFPLLPNVAWTSQGAIDLAELAEHQLEARLRGELLEVFSVDKFPKMTDYVVPAGVRIADAARIRLGAYVGEGTTVMHEGFVNFNAGTEGPGMIEGRVSAGVFVGKGSDLGGGCSTMGTLSGGGNIVIKVGEGCLIGANAGIGIPLGDRNTVESGLYVTAGTKVALLDEHNKLVKVVKARELAGQPDLLFRRNSETGAVECKTHKSAIELNEALHAHN; this is encoded by the coding sequence ATGTCCAATACCCTGTTCAGCCTGGCCTTCGGTGTCGGCACGCAAAATCGTCAAGGCACCTGGCTGGAAGTGTTCTATGCCCAGCCGCTGCTCAATCCTTCGGCCGAGCTGGTTGCCGCGATTGCGCCGGTACTCGGTTACAGCGAAGGCAACCAGGCCATCACGTTCACCACCGCCCAGGCTGCGCAATTGGCCGAAGCGCTGAAAAGCGTCGACGCTGCCCAGGCTGCATTGCTGACCCGTCTGGCCGAAAGCCACAAACCGCTGGTCGCGACCATTCTGGCTGAAGATGCACAACTGACTTCGACGCCTGAGGCCTACCTCAAGCTGCACCTGCTGTCGCACCGTCTGGTCAAGCCGCATGGCCTGAATCTGGCCGGCGTGTTCCCGCTGCTGCCGAACGTGGCGTGGACCAGCCAGGGCGCAATCGACCTCGCCGAACTGGCCGAGCATCAACTCGAAGCGCGTCTGCGTGGCGAGCTGCTGGAAGTGTTCTCGGTGGACAAATTCCCGAAAATGACCGACTACGTAGTGCCAGCCGGCGTGCGTATTGCTGACGCGGCACGTATTCGTCTGGGCGCTTACGTCGGCGAAGGCACCACGGTGATGCACGAAGGTTTCGTCAACTTCAACGCGGGCACCGAAGGCCCGGGCATGATCGAAGGTCGCGTCTCGGCCGGCGTATTCGTCGGCAAGGGTTCGGACCTGGGCGGCGGTTGCTCGACCATGGGCACCCTGTCGGGCGGCGGCAACATTGTGATCAAGGTGGGCGAAGGCTGCCTGATCGGCGCGAACGCCGGTATCGGCATTCCGTTGGGCGACCGCAACACCGTCGAATCGGGCCTGTACGTGACCGCCGGGACCAAAGTGGCGCTGCTGGACGAGCACAACAAACTGGTCAAAGTGGTCAAGGCACGCGAACTGGCCGGTCAACCGGACCTGTTGTTCCGTCGCAATTCGGAGACCGGCGCGGTGGAATGCAAAACCCACAAATCGGCCATCGAACTGAACGAAGCGCTGCACGCTCACAACTAA
- a CDS encoding phage integrase Arm DNA-binding domain-containing protein, producing MAPRPRNTGSKDLPPNLYRKTDARNGVTYYTYRDPISGRVFGLGKDKEAAIREAVTANHADAIKPTLTDRISEPAPAPGPGKLFSEWLVEYRELFAERKLSASSNKNVGMRINRLNDIFGTKGIKDITTMDVADYLTGMAKEGKAQMARAMRSLLRDVFAEAQARGWVGANPVEVTKAARVNIKRERLTLELWKAIYEEATKPWLRRAMELAVLTGQRRDDIASMLFKDVHDGFLHVVQSKTGARLRISTGIRLESVGLELSQVVKQCRDSVLSQHLVHHAQAPGRAKAGQPVVLDTLSSAFAEARDKAGAKLGITFGRQPPSFHEQRSLAARLHEVEGRDAQKLLGHRSASMTDLYRDSRGAEWIDVA from the coding sequence ATGGCGCCCAGGCCGCGTAATACCGGGTCAAAGGATCTTCCGCCCAATCTCTACCGCAAGACCGACGCCCGCAACGGCGTCACTTATTACACCTACCGCGACCCGATTAGTGGTCGCGTATTCGGCCTGGGCAAAGACAAGGAGGCGGCCATTCGCGAGGCCGTCACCGCCAACCATGCCGACGCCATCAAGCCAACGCTCACCGACAGGATCAGCGAGCCGGCGCCGGCGCCAGGGCCGGGCAAGCTATTCTCCGAATGGCTCGTCGAATACCGCGAGTTGTTCGCCGAGCGCAAGCTGTCCGCCAGCAGCAACAAAAACGTGGGAATGCGGATAAACCGCCTGAACGACATCTTTGGGACGAAGGGGATAAAGGACATCACAACGATGGATGTGGCCGATTACCTGACAGGCATGGCCAAAGAGGGAAAGGCGCAGATGGCCAGGGCGATGCGCTCGCTATTGCGAGACGTGTTCGCGGAGGCTCAGGCGCGGGGTTGGGTCGGTGCCAACCCGGTCGAGGTGACAAAGGCAGCACGGGTGAACATCAAGCGCGAACGGCTGACGCTGGAGCTGTGGAAAGCAATCTATGAGGAAGCCACGAAGCCGTGGCTTCGCCGGGCGATGGAGCTGGCGGTGCTCACTGGGCAGCGCCGTGACGATATCGCCTCGATGCTGTTCAAGGATGTGCACGACGGCTTCCTACACGTCGTGCAGTCAAAAACCGGCGCACGGTTGCGAATCAGCACTGGTATCCGACTGGAGTCGGTCGGGCTGGAACTGTCCCAGGTGGTCAAGCAATGCCGCGATAGCGTTCTGTCACAACACCTGGTGCATCATGCGCAAGCTCCGGGCCGGGCCAAAGCTGGCCAGCCCGTGGTACTCGACACGCTGAGCTCTGCTTTTGCCGAAGCTCGGGACAAAGCCGGCGCGAAGCTGGGGATAACTTTCGGGCGGCAGCCACCGTCCTTTCACGAACAGCGGTCGCTCGCGGCAAGGCTGCACGAAGTCGAAGGCCGCGATGCCCAGAAACTGCTCGGTCACCGTTCGGCCTCAATGACGGATCTGTACCGCGACAGTCGAGGCGCAGAGTGGATCGACGTGGCATAA
- a CDS encoding aminotransferase class V-fold PLP-dependent enzyme, with protein sequence MMIPSPWRADFPAIAALQRQDQTYLDNAATTQKPHALLDALAHYYANGAANVHRAQHLPGAHATQAFEDSRSKVAQWLNTGDCGQIIFTHGATSALNLLAYGLEHLFNPGDEIVISALEHHANLLPWQQLALRRELKLVVLPLDADGVIDLAAAAQLIGPRTRLLAVSQLSNVLGVWQPLPELLAMAKAHNALTVVDGAQGVVHGRHDVQALGCDFYVFSSHKLYGPDGLGVLFGRHAALEQLRPWQFGGEMVLDANYHDARFRPAPLGFEAGTPPIASVIGLGATLDYLAGLDQHAVSAHEAALHAYLLKGLEARNGIRLLGKPQLALASFVVEGVHNSDLAHLLTEQGIAVRAGHHCAMPLLKSFELAGAIRVSLALYNDSEDLERFFEALDQALELLR encoded by the coding sequence ATGATGATTCCGTCTCCCTGGCGCGCCGATTTCCCGGCCATCGCCGCGCTGCAACGGCAAGACCAGACCTATCTGGACAACGCCGCCACCACGCAAAAACCTCACGCCCTGCTGGATGCCCTGGCGCATTACTACGCCAACGGCGCGGCCAACGTGCATCGGGCGCAACACCTGCCCGGCGCCCACGCCACCCAGGCGTTCGAGGACAGCCGCAGCAAAGTCGCGCAATGGCTCAATACGGGCGATTGCGGGCAGATCATCTTCACCCACGGCGCCACCAGCGCGCTGAACCTCCTGGCCTATGGCCTGGAACACTTATTCAATCCAGGCGATGAAATTGTCATCAGCGCTCTGGAGCATCACGCCAACCTGCTGCCGTGGCAGCAACTGGCGCTGCGTCGCGAGCTGAAACTGGTGGTTTTGCCACTGGACGCCGACGGCGTGATCGACCTCGCCGCCGCCGCGCAATTGATCGGCCCGCGCACCCGATTACTGGCGGTCAGTCAGCTGTCGAATGTGCTCGGCGTCTGGCAACCGCTGCCCGAGTTGCTGGCCATGGCCAAGGCGCACAACGCGCTGACCGTGGTCGATGGCGCGCAAGGCGTGGTCCACGGCCGGCATGACGTGCAGGCGCTTGGTTGCGACTTCTACGTGTTTTCCAGTCACAAACTCTACGGTCCCGATGGCCTCGGCGTGTTGTTCGGCCGTCACGCGGCGCTGGAGCAACTGCGTCCGTGGCAATTCGGCGGCGAAATGGTGCTCGACGCCAATTACCACGACGCGCGATTCCGCCCGGCGCCGCTGGGTTTCGAGGCCGGTACGCCGCCGATTGCCAGCGTGATTGGTCTGGGGGCGACTCTGGATTACCTCGCCGGGCTGGATCAGCACGCGGTGTCAGCCCACGAAGCCGCGCTGCATGCCTATTTGCTCAAAGGTCTCGAGGCGCGCAATGGCATTCGGCTGCTGGGCAAACCGCAGCTCGCGTTGGCCAGTTTTGTCGTCGAGGGTGTGCATAACTCGGATCTGGCGCATTTGCTGACTGAACAGGGCATCGCCGTGCGCGCCGGCCATCACTGCGCCATGCCGTTGCTCAAAAGCTTCGAACTGGCCGGGGCGATCCGGGTTTCGCTGGCGCTGTACAACGATTCGGAGGATCTGGAGCGCTTCTTTGAAGCGCTAGACCAGGCGCTGGAGTTGCTGCGATGA
- a CDS encoding cold-shock protein, protein MATRETGSVKWFNDAKGYGFIQREDGVDVFVHYRAIRGEGHRSLAEGQQVEYAVVTGEKGLQAEDVIGL, encoded by the coding sequence ATGGCAACGCGCGAAACCGGCAGTGTGAAGTGGTTCAACGACGCCAAGGGTTACGGCTTTATTCAGCGCGAGGACGGGGTGGACGTGTTCGTGCATTACCGCGCGATTCGCGGCGAAGGGCACCGTTCGCTGGCCGAAGGTCAGCAGGTTGAATACGCCGTGGTGACCGGCGAGAAGGGTTTGCAGGCTGAGGATGTTATAGGTCTGTAA
- a CDS encoding ArsC family reductase produces the protein MPNGIKHLQLYGIKACDTMKKARTWLDEHAVSYDFHDYKTAGIDREHLTQWCDEHGWQVVLNRAGTTFRKLDDERRADLDQAKAIELMLAQPSMIKRPVLDLGDRTLIGFKPDIYAAALK, from the coding sequence ATGCCCAATGGAATCAAGCACTTACAGCTTTACGGTATCAAAGCCTGCGACACCATGAAAAAGGCGCGCACCTGGCTCGATGAACACGCTGTCAGCTATGACTTCCATGATTACAAAACGGCCGGAATCGACCGTGAACATCTGACCCAATGGTGCGACGAGCACGGTTGGCAAGTGGTGTTGAACCGTGCAGGCACGACCTTTCGCAAACTCGACGACGAACGCAGAGCCGATCTCGACCAAGCCAAAGCCATCGAGCTGATGCTCGCACAACCCTCGATGATCAAGCGCCCGGTGCTTGATCTCGGTGACCGAACCCTGATTGGCTTCAAGCCAGATATCTACGCGGCCGCCCTCAAGTAA
- the tcdA gene encoding tRNA cyclic N6-threonylcarbamoyladenosine(37) synthase TcdA produces MVMSTEDPRFAGIARLYGIEGLERLRAAHVAIVGVGGVGSWAAEAVARCGVGEISLFDLDDVCVSNANRQLHALDSTVGKPKVEVMAERLRGINPDCTVHAVADFVTRETMAEYITPNIDCVIDCIDSVNAKAALIAWCKRRKIQIITTGGAGGQIDPTLIQVCDLNRTFNDPLASKVRSTLRRDYNFSRTVTRHYSVPCVFSTEQLRYPKPDGSICLQKSFVGDGVKLDCAGGFGAVMMVTATFGMVAATKAVDKIVAGVRRPADRVKPGV; encoded by the coding sequence ATGGTCATGAGTACAGAAGATCCGCGGTTTGCCGGCATCGCTCGGTTGTATGGCATTGAAGGCCTGGAGCGTTTGCGCGCGGCCCATGTGGCGATTGTCGGCGTCGGTGGCGTCGGTTCCTGGGCGGCGGAAGCCGTGGCGCGTTGTGGCGTCGGCGAGATATCGCTGTTCGACCTCGATGACGTTTGCGTGAGCAACGCCAACCGCCAGTTGCACGCGCTGGACAGCACCGTCGGCAAACCCAAGGTCGAGGTGATGGCCGAGCGTCTGCGCGGGATCAACCCGGATTGCACGGTGCACGCGGTGGCGGATTTTGTGACGCGCGAGACCATGGCCGAGTACATCACGCCGAATATCGATTGCGTGATCGACTGCATCGACAGCGTGAATGCCAAGGCTGCGCTGATTGCCTGGTGCAAGCGCCGCAAGATCCAGATCATCACCACCGGCGGCGCGGGCGGGCAGATTGACCCGACGCTGATTCAGGTCTGCGACTTGAACCGCACGTTCAATGACCCGCTGGCCTCGAAAGTGCGCTCGACCCTGCGCCGCGACTACAACTTCTCGCGCACCGTGACCCGCCATTACAGCGTGCCGTGCGTGTTTTCCACCGAGCAACTGCGCTATCCGAAACCGGACGGGAGCATTTGCTTGCAGAAGAGTTTTGTCGGCGACGGCGTCAAGCTCGACTGCGCTGGCGGGTTTGGCGCGGTGATGATGGTGACGGCGACGTTCGGCATGGTCGCGGCGACCAAGGCTGTGGATAAGATCGTCGCGGGCGTGCGGCGACCGGCGGATCGGGTTAAACCTGGGGTTTGA
- a CDS encoding SufE family protein, whose amino-acid sequence MNLPDDAAVALETFHNAASWEQRARLLMQWGERLPALSDEDKVDANRVHGCESQVWLVGALRDGHWQFAASSDARLIRGLVALLLARVNGLSADELRQVDLPQWFNQLGLSRQLSPSRSNGLNAVLQRMNELAG is encoded by the coding sequence ATGAATTTGCCTGACGACGCCGCCGTCGCCCTCGAAACCTTTCACAACGCCGCGAGTTGGGAGCAACGCGCACGCTTGCTGATGCAGTGGGGCGAGCGCCTGCCGGCGTTGAGTGATGAGGATAAAGTCGACGCCAACCGCGTGCATGGCTGTGAAAGCCAAGTGTGGCTGGTCGGTGCGTTGCGCGATGGCCATTGGCAGTTCGCCGCGAGCAGCGATGCGCGATTGATTCGCGGGTTGGTCGCGTTGCTGCTGGCGCGGGTCAACGGGTTGTCGGCGGATGAGCTGCGCCAGGTGGATTTGCCGCAGTGGTTTAACCAGCTTGGACTGAGCAGACAGCTATCCCCATCGCGCAGTAATGGCCTCAATGCCGTGTTACAGCGAATGAATGAGTTGGCTGGTTAA
- a CDS encoding excisionase — MAKVTLDEWAAAEFKTPPSPNTLRKWAREGRIAPVPVKHGRNYYVESDAHYQEPDQQPVRIVGGSLISRIERARNGAQAA; from the coding sequence ATGGCAAAAGTTACCCTGGATGAATGGGCGGCGGCCGAGTTCAAGACGCCGCCAAGTCCCAACACCTTGCGCAAATGGGCGCGAGAAGGCCGGATTGCTCCGGTACCGGTCAAGCACGGTCGCAACTACTATGTAGAGTCCGACGCCCACTACCAAGAACCTGACCAGCAGCCCGTCCGGATCGTCGGTGGCAGCCTGATCAGCAGAATAGAGAGAGCACGCAATGGCGCCCAGGCCGCGTAA
- a CDS encoding putative RNA methyltransferase, with translation MLACPICSEPLNAVDNGVACPAGHRFDRARQGYLNLLPVQHKNSRDPGDNLAMVEARRDFLNAGHYAPVAKRLAELAGRYAPQRWLDIGCGEGYYTAQIAEALPDADGYALDISREAVKRACKRNPHLNWLIASMARVPLASGSCQFLASVFSPLDWEEAKRLLSTGGGLMKVGPTSGHLMELRESLYDEVREYTDDKHLALVPEGMALAHSETLTFKLTLEKGQDRANLLAMTPHGWRASAERRAAVIEQVEPFEVTVSMRYDYFVLQ, from the coding sequence ATGCTCGCCTGCCCAATCTGCAGCGAACCGCTGAACGCGGTGGACAATGGCGTGGCCTGCCCCGCCGGGCACCGTTTCGACCGCGCGCGCCAAGGTTATCTGAACCTGTTGCCGGTGCAGCACAAGAACAGCCGTGACCCTGGGGATAACCTGGCAATGGTCGAGGCCCGTCGCGACTTCTTGAACGCCGGCCATTACGCGCCGGTGGCCAAGCGTCTGGCCGAGCTGGCCGGGCGATACGCGCCGCAGCGCTGGCTCGACATCGGTTGTGGCGAAGGTTATTACACCGCGCAAATCGCCGAAGCCTTGCCCGATGCTGACGGCTACGCGCTGGACATTTCTCGCGAAGCGGTCAAACGCGCCTGCAAACGCAACCCGCACCTGAACTGGTTGATCGCCAGCATGGCGCGCGTGCCGTTGGCGTCCGGCAGCTGCCAGTTTCTGGCGAGCGTGTTCAGTCCGCTGGACTGGGAAGAGGCCAAGCGCCTGCTCAGTACCGGCGGCGGCTTGATGAAAGTCGGGCCGACCAGCGGCCATCTGATGGAATTGCGCGAAAGCCTGTACGACGAGGTGCGTGAATACACCGACGACAAGCATTTGGCTCTGGTGCCGGAAGGCATGGCGCTGGCGCACAGCGAAACCCTGACATTCAAACTGACGCTGGAAAAGGGCCAGGATCGCGCCAATCTGCTAGCAATGACGCCCCACGGCTGGCGCGCCAGTGCCGAACGCCGCGCGGCCGTGATCGAGCAGGTCGAGCCGTTCGAAGTCACCGTTTCGATGCGCTACGATTACTTCGTACTTCAATAA